The Pecten maximus chromosome 12, xPecMax1.1, whole genome shotgun sequence genome includes a region encoding these proteins:
- the LOC117339078 gene encoding melanotransferrin-like isoform X1, with translation MRTVFWSLLLLASPILQVSADVSDTVLRWCVTNRAEETKCNAFMVAVASLKVEGLYTGNVVPICVLGSDSFDCMKKIQNSDADVMALDTGQGYFAGHQHNMMPFLAESYRDQSIHYYSVAVVRSNDLSLTINNLKGKRVCFPGIGMGAGWVYPMGLMLEANMIPIQECNAVVKSVTDFFGDMCLPGALSSFYNPFGNNPTSICKLCTGVLEERCSTSDPYAGYDGAFNCLRSGQGDIAFLRHDTVEMMLVNNTEQLTDYSLLCQDGSRRSLEQYDQCNFGRIISNMVMTSSLKQDSDVAAYKNFLLQASSWFGPNGQYRNRFTMFSSLEWKYFGRRDLMFSDVTEGLVDVGQNNTYYKWVDPEFYRKVSSLNYCPLNSARWCVISKDEKSKCQIMLMAFEAKDLRPRLDCILGSNTDNCMSMIANGDADLMNLDPGDVYVAGRKYGLKPIASEDYGNMNSSFYVVAVARKRDHYMTLFNLKKKRACLPGIGRGDGWIVPVNIFIETEQFLPQHCTIFENLGQLFVRSCIPGAVDKLYNPTQTPVSLVEACASGGAKKGRRNSDDYYYGATGAFRCLVEKGGDIAFVRHLTVRDNTDSRNRAIWARNRRADDYELMCKDGSRTQIDNWRNCHLGKVPANAVVTAQYKSEEEKLIYWQLINYGQQFFSSDIIGDFNMFDSGKWSSKSWSSDLIFTDDAVRLMKVEPEKQNYKSYLGRSFINQIENLHKYTCVPIKEASSASTWSASTAILTLAVILQLLL, from the exons ATGAGAACAGTATTTTGGTCGCTGCTTTTGCTGGCATCGCCTATTTTACAGGTGTCGGCGGATGTTT CAGACACAG TTTTACGATGGTGTGTGACGAACAGGGCAGAAGAGACAAAATGTAATGCTTTTATGGTGGCAGTAGCTTCACTGAAAGTCGAAGGTTTATACACAGGGAATGTTGTCCCAATCTGTGTATTGGGTTCTGATAG CTTTGACTGTATGAAGAAGATCCAGAACAGTGATGCTGATGTCATGGCCCTGGACACTGGTCAAGGATACTTCGCTGGTCACCAGCACAACATGATGCCCTTCCTGGCCGAGAGCTACAGGGACCAATCCATCCACTACTATTCTGTAGCTGTGGTCAGATCTAATGATTTATCCCTCACCATCAACAACCTCAAGGGCAAACGAGTCTGCTTCCCGG GTATTGGTATGGGAGCTGGCTGGGTATATCCTATGGGCCTTATGTTGGAAGCCAACATGATTCCTATACAGGAGTGTAATGCTGTGGTCAAGTCAGTTACAGACTTCTTTGGGGACATGTGTCTGCCCGGGGCGCTATCATCATTCTACAATCCGTTTG GTAACAACCCAACCTCCATCTGTAAGCTTTGTACTGGAGTACTAGAAGAGAGGTGTTCGACCTCTGACCCGTACGCTGGATATGATGGTGCCTTCAACTGTTTGAGGTCAGGACAAGGGGATATAGCTTTCCTCCGACATGACACTGTGGAGATGATGCTTGTTAACAATACAGAGCAGTTAACG GATTACTCTCTGCTGTGTCAGGATGGCAGTCGTAGGAGCCTGGAACAGTATGATCAGTGTAACTTCGGTCGGATCATATCAAACATGGTGATGACGTCCAGCCTCAAACAAGACTCTGATGTGGCCGCCTATAAAAACTTCCTACTACAGGCATCCAGCTGGTTTGGGCCTAATGGACAATACAGAAACCGTTTCACCATGTTCAGTTCTCTGGAGTGGAAATACTTTGGTCGAAGAGATCTCATGTTTTCTGATGTGACTGAGGGATTGGTTGATGTAGGCCAAAACAATACTTACTACAAATGGGTTG ATCCTGAGTTCTATAGAAAAGTGAGCAGTCTAAACTACTGTCCTTTGAACTCAGCACGTTGGTGTGTTATCTCCAAAGATGAAAAGTCCAAATGTCAGATCATGTTGATGGCATTTGAAGCAAAAGACCTTCGACCTCGACTTGACTGTATCCTTGGCTCCAACACTGATAACTGCATGTCGATGATCGCCAACGGTGACGCTGACCTCATGAACCTTGACCCTGGTGACGTGTATGTGGCTGGAAG GAAATATGGTTTGAAACCCATAGCATCAGAGGATTATGGGAACATGAACTCCTCGTTTTACGTTGTTGCCGTGGCGAGGAAGAGAGACCACTACATGACACTCTTCAACCTGAAAA AGAAGCGTGCCTGTTTACCTGGGATAGGTAGAGGGGACGGATGGATCGTACCCGTCAATATCTTCATTGAGACTGAGCAGTTTCTGCCTCAGCATTGTACAATCTTTGAAAATCTTG GTCAGCTGTTTGTGCGAAGTTGTATCCCTGGGGCTGTGGATAAGTTATACAACCCCACACAGACCCCAGTCAGTCTTGTAGAGGCCTGCGCCTCTGGAGGGGCCAAGAAGGGTCGACGTAACAGCGACGACTACTACTATGGTGCAACAGGGGCATTCAGATGTCTTGTAGAGA AGGGAGGAGACATAGCCTTTGTCCGTCATTTGACCGTACGAGACAATACTGACAGCAGAAATCGGGCTATCTGGGCGAGAAATCGTCGTGCTGATGACTATGAGCTCATGTGTAAAGATGGAAGCCGTACCCAGATTGACAACTGGAGAAACTGTCATCTTGGCAAAGTACCGGCTAACGCTGTGGTAACAGCCC aataCAAGTCTGAGGAGGAGAAACTTATATACTGGCAGCTAATCAATTATGGACAACAGTTTTTCTCGTCGGACAT AATCGGTGACTTCAATATGTTTGATTCTGGGAAATGGTCCTCAAAGTCATGGTCTAGCGACCTCATATTCACGGATGACGCAGTGCGACTGATGAAGGTGGAACCAGAGAAACAGAACTATAAGTCATATCTAGGACGCTCCTTCATTAATCAAATAGAAAACCTACACAAATATACCTGTGTTCCAATCAAAGAGGCTAGCTCAGCCTCAACGTGGTCAGCGTCGACAGCCATACTAACACTCGCTGTCATACTCCAACTTCTGCTCTGA
- the LOC117339078 gene encoding melanotransferrin-like isoform X2 codes for MRTVFWSLLLLASPILQVSADVFLRWCVTNRAEETKCNAFMVAVASLKVEGLYTGNVVPICVLGSDSFDCMKKIQNSDADVMALDTGQGYFAGHQHNMMPFLAESYRDQSIHYYSVAVVRSNDLSLTINNLKGKRVCFPGIGMGAGWVYPMGLMLEANMIPIQECNAVVKSVTDFFGDMCLPGALSSFYNPFGNNPTSICKLCTGVLEERCSTSDPYAGYDGAFNCLRSGQGDIAFLRHDTVEMMLVNNTEQLTDYSLLCQDGSRRSLEQYDQCNFGRIISNMVMTSSLKQDSDVAAYKNFLLQASSWFGPNGQYRNRFTMFSSLEWKYFGRRDLMFSDVTEGLVDVGQNNTYYKWVDPEFYRKVSSLNYCPLNSARWCVISKDEKSKCQIMLMAFEAKDLRPRLDCILGSNTDNCMSMIANGDADLMNLDPGDVYVAGRKYGLKPIASEDYGNMNSSFYVVAVARKRDHYMTLFNLKKKRACLPGIGRGDGWIVPVNIFIETEQFLPQHCTIFENLGQLFVRSCIPGAVDKLYNPTQTPVSLVEACASGGAKKGRRNSDDYYYGATGAFRCLVEKGGDIAFVRHLTVRDNTDSRNRAIWARNRRADDYELMCKDGSRTQIDNWRNCHLGKVPANAVVTAQYKSEEEKLIYWQLINYGQQFFSSDIIGDFNMFDSGKWSSKSWSSDLIFTDDAVRLMKVEPEKQNYKSYLGRSFINQIENLHKYTCVPIKEASSASTWSASTAILTLAVILQLLL; via the exons ATGAGAACAGTATTTTGGTCGCTGCTTTTGCTGGCATCGCCTATTTTACAGGTGTCGGCGGATGTTT TTTTACGATGGTGTGTGACGAACAGGGCAGAAGAGACAAAATGTAATGCTTTTATGGTGGCAGTAGCTTCACTGAAAGTCGAAGGTTTATACACAGGGAATGTTGTCCCAATCTGTGTATTGGGTTCTGATAG CTTTGACTGTATGAAGAAGATCCAGAACAGTGATGCTGATGTCATGGCCCTGGACACTGGTCAAGGATACTTCGCTGGTCACCAGCACAACATGATGCCCTTCCTGGCCGAGAGCTACAGGGACCAATCCATCCACTACTATTCTGTAGCTGTGGTCAGATCTAATGATTTATCCCTCACCATCAACAACCTCAAGGGCAAACGAGTCTGCTTCCCGG GTATTGGTATGGGAGCTGGCTGGGTATATCCTATGGGCCTTATGTTGGAAGCCAACATGATTCCTATACAGGAGTGTAATGCTGTGGTCAAGTCAGTTACAGACTTCTTTGGGGACATGTGTCTGCCCGGGGCGCTATCATCATTCTACAATCCGTTTG GTAACAACCCAACCTCCATCTGTAAGCTTTGTACTGGAGTACTAGAAGAGAGGTGTTCGACCTCTGACCCGTACGCTGGATATGATGGTGCCTTCAACTGTTTGAGGTCAGGACAAGGGGATATAGCTTTCCTCCGACATGACACTGTGGAGATGATGCTTGTTAACAATACAGAGCAGTTAACG GATTACTCTCTGCTGTGTCAGGATGGCAGTCGTAGGAGCCTGGAACAGTATGATCAGTGTAACTTCGGTCGGATCATATCAAACATGGTGATGACGTCCAGCCTCAAACAAGACTCTGATGTGGCCGCCTATAAAAACTTCCTACTACAGGCATCCAGCTGGTTTGGGCCTAATGGACAATACAGAAACCGTTTCACCATGTTCAGTTCTCTGGAGTGGAAATACTTTGGTCGAAGAGATCTCATGTTTTCTGATGTGACTGAGGGATTGGTTGATGTAGGCCAAAACAATACTTACTACAAATGGGTTG ATCCTGAGTTCTATAGAAAAGTGAGCAGTCTAAACTACTGTCCTTTGAACTCAGCACGTTGGTGTGTTATCTCCAAAGATGAAAAGTCCAAATGTCAGATCATGTTGATGGCATTTGAAGCAAAAGACCTTCGACCTCGACTTGACTGTATCCTTGGCTCCAACACTGATAACTGCATGTCGATGATCGCCAACGGTGACGCTGACCTCATGAACCTTGACCCTGGTGACGTGTATGTGGCTGGAAG GAAATATGGTTTGAAACCCATAGCATCAGAGGATTATGGGAACATGAACTCCTCGTTTTACGTTGTTGCCGTGGCGAGGAAGAGAGACCACTACATGACACTCTTCAACCTGAAAA AGAAGCGTGCCTGTTTACCTGGGATAGGTAGAGGGGACGGATGGATCGTACCCGTCAATATCTTCATTGAGACTGAGCAGTTTCTGCCTCAGCATTGTACAATCTTTGAAAATCTTG GTCAGCTGTTTGTGCGAAGTTGTATCCCTGGGGCTGTGGATAAGTTATACAACCCCACACAGACCCCAGTCAGTCTTGTAGAGGCCTGCGCCTCTGGAGGGGCCAAGAAGGGTCGACGTAACAGCGACGACTACTACTATGGTGCAACAGGGGCATTCAGATGTCTTGTAGAGA AGGGAGGAGACATAGCCTTTGTCCGTCATTTGACCGTACGAGACAATACTGACAGCAGAAATCGGGCTATCTGGGCGAGAAATCGTCGTGCTGATGACTATGAGCTCATGTGTAAAGATGGAAGCCGTACCCAGATTGACAACTGGAGAAACTGTCATCTTGGCAAAGTACCGGCTAACGCTGTGGTAACAGCCC aataCAAGTCTGAGGAGGAGAAACTTATATACTGGCAGCTAATCAATTATGGACAACAGTTTTTCTCGTCGGACAT AATCGGTGACTTCAATATGTTTGATTCTGGGAAATGGTCCTCAAAGTCATGGTCTAGCGACCTCATATTCACGGATGACGCAGTGCGACTGATGAAGGTGGAACCAGAGAAACAGAACTATAAGTCATATCTAGGACGCTCCTTCATTAATCAAATAGAAAACCTACACAAATATACCTGTGTTCCAATCAAAGAGGCTAGCTCAGCCTCAACGTGGTCAGCGTCGACAGCCATACTAACACTCGCTGTCATACTCCAACTTCTGCTCTGA